Proteins co-encoded in one Oncorhynchus kisutch isolate 150728-3 linkage group LG1, Okis_V2, whole genome shotgun sequence genomic window:
- the LOC109898462 gene encoding transmembrane protein 51, whose translation MCSSGGPDSSGYGGSRSGSSYALCALGVGLIALGIVMIVWTVVPGDAPQTTKAPGNFSVIVPVDHAGDGEKDRETAKTSSIAYVLVGAGVAMLLLSIYLGVRNKRRGSQRGQETQVPFVDHVAGEAREIAGEPAPAYDVPSYEEAVTSGQYPIRQSNLRHSTSQLPSYEDLISAVENEGEGPRAVTSEEVPPTTPALDPQPAPATAANPPTRSSSRARRILRPLRVRRIKSEKLHLKDFRFKVRNPTDVKVTIEPITPPPQYDDKMPEF comes from the exons ATGTGTTCCAGTGGCGGTCCAGACAGCTCCGGCTATGGGGGCAGCCGGTCCGGCTCCTCATATGCTCTGTGTGCCTTGGGGGTGGGGCTCATAGCCCTGGGTATCGTCATGATCGTGTGGACTGTGGTGCCCGGGGATGCTCCCCAGACAACCAAGGCTCCGGGCAACTTCAGTGTTATTGTACCAGTGGACCAtgctggggatggagagaaggacagggaAACAGCGAAGACCTCATCAATAGCCTATGTGCTGGTGGGTGCGGGGgtggccatgctgctgctgtcCATCTACCTGGGGGTGAGGAACAAGAGGAGGGGGAGCCAAAGAGGACAGGAGACACAGGTCCCCTTTGTGGACCATGTGGCTGGGGAGGCAAGAGAGAT TGCAGGGGAGCCAGCACCAGCCTACGATGTGCCCAGCTATGAGGAGGCGGTCACCAGTGGCCAGTACCCCATACGCCAGAGCAACTTACGCCACAGCACCTCCCAGCTGCCTTCATACGAAGACCTCATCAGTGCTGTGGAAAACGAGGGGGAGGGACCAAGAGCAGTTACTTCAGAGGAGGTTCCTCCCACCACTCCGGCCCTGGATCCCCAGCCCGCCCCCGCGACTGCAGCCAACCCCCCAACCCGCAGCAGCAGTCGGGCTAGACGGATACTACGGCCGCTCAGGGTACGCAGAATCAAGTCAGAGAAACTCCATCTGAAGGACTTCCGTTTTAAGGTCCGCAACCCTACTGATGTGAAGGTGACCATTGAACCCATCACGCCACCACCACAGTATGACGACAAGATGCCTGAGTTCTGA